The bacterium genome includes the window GGCGTTTCGCCCCCTCGCCCACCGGCCCGCTCCATCTCGGCTCGCTCGTCACCGCAGTCGGCAGCTACCTCTTCGCCCGCTCACGGGGTGGTCGGTGGCTCCTGCGCATCGAGGATATAGACACGCAAAGGGTGGTAAAGGGCTGCGACGGCGACATCCTTCGCACCCTCGAAGCGCTCGGCCTTTGCTGGGACGGCGAGATAGTCTACCAGAGCAAGAGAACCGAAAGGTACGAGGCGGCGCTTTTTTCGCTCCTCGAAAAGGGACTCGCCTACCCCTGCGGCTGCACCCGTAGCGAGATAGCCTCGGCCCCTTCCGCCCCACACCCCGGCGAGGAGGGGCCGCCCTACCCCGGCTTTTGCCGGAGAGGAATAAGGGAGAGCAAAATCCCCCGCTCGACGAGGGTTTGCACCGGTGACGGCGAAATATCCTTCACCGATCTTTTGCGCGGGAAAATCGCTTACGACCTCTCAAGGGTTTCCGGGGACTTCGTCCTGAAAAGGGGTGACGGAATCTTCGCCTACCAGCTCGCCGTCGTTGTAGACGACCACGACGCCGGAGTGACTCAGGTGGTGCGCGGGGCGGACCTTCTCTCCTCCACCCCGAGGCAGATTCTCCTCCAGAAATATCTCGGTTTCCCGGTCCCCTCCTACGCGCACCTGCCGCTGGTTCTCGGGCCGGAGGGCCAAAAGCTCTCCAAGAGGGAAAGCGCCGTGTCTCTACTTGACGGCGTAAACCCCCGTAAAAAGGGCTCCGGGCTCATCGCCTCCGCACTGGCCTTCCTCGGCCATCCCCCGCCGCCGGGTCTCGACTCCGCTCCACCTGAAGAAATGCTCGCCTTCGCCGTTGAAAACTTCGACCCGGCCCGCATCCCCCTCGCCGATTCGCCCCTAAATCTTAAAAATATCTTGACGGCTTGCGCCCCCTGAAAAGATTTTTATTATGATATAGCAGGATTTTTCTCTTTCGGCGGTTAAACCGGGTATATTTGAGTTGGGCAGGCTTGACC containing:
- a CDS encoding tRNA glutamyl-Q(34) synthetase GluQRS; the encoded protein is MTSTLSPTLAVGRFAPSPTGPLHLGSLVTAVGSYLFARSRGGRWLLRIEDIDTQRVVKGCDGDILRTLEALGLCWDGEIVYQSKRTERYEAALFSLLEKGLAYPCGCTRSEIASAPSAPHPGEEGPPYPGFCRRGIRESKIPRSTRVCTGDGEISFTDLLRGKIAYDLSRVSGDFVLKRGDGIFAYQLAVVVDDHDAGVTQVVRGADLLSSTPRQILLQKYLGFPVPSYAHLPLVLGPEGQKLSKRESAVSLLDGVNPRKKGSGLIASALAFLGHPPPPGLDSAPPEEMLAFAVENFDPARIPLADSPLNLKNILTACAP